A stretch of Miscanthus floridulus cultivar M001 chromosome 13, ASM1932011v1, whole genome shotgun sequence DNA encodes these proteins:
- the LOC136501325 gene encoding transcription factor bHLH112-like translates to MADHHEMIHPPAAATGSTGHGHGGDWWTTAVSCSLDQLPAGFGAAGWSSAEGNKSRSGNAASSESPGSNHSLATGGSSITFQDPAGAVADQAVVAMPPHPAASGLAASSWNQPSYYLDGSVGFHGYMSSRSDQQSHHLGLRSPSSNHNNSLMLQDAHDPNHQFLSNLGLELLSSPTSSSGGFQTSSLLRSLTEPSAAAKTSPGFLQQYQQLQTMNQSSAGSIREALQFTSSTPFWNPSAGGFASAAEGAASLLGTAAGPPSGQSTPANFGVKSALEGAGDSRNIIAKRTNIGPTPPLKKSRTGTPSPLPTFKVRKEKLGDRITALQQLVSPFGKTDTASVLHETIEYIKFLHEQVGSLSAPYLKNRQQVPHHKVLRDGGEVAAENGELTGRGLCLVPISSTFAVASETPLDFWTPFGGPAFR, encoded by the exons aTGGCAGATCACCACGAGATGATCCATCCACCAGCGGCTGCCACTGGCAGCACGGGCCACGGACACGGCGGCGATTGGTGGACCACGGCGGTGTCGTGCTCACTGGACCAGCTACCTGCTGGGTTCGGCGCCGCCGGCTGGTCGTCTGCTGAAGGCAACAAGTCGAGGTCCGGCAACGCGGCCTCCTCGGAGTCTCCCGGGTCCAACCACTCGCTCGCCACCGGCGGCAGCTCCATAACCTTCCAAGACCCTGCAGGCGCCGTCGCCGATCAAGCCGTGGTCGCCATGCCACCGCACCCGGCGGCGTCTGGTCTCGCCGCCAGCAGCTGGAACCAGCCTTCTTACTACTT GGATGGATCTGTTGGTTTCCATGGCTACATGAGCTCAAGAAGCGACCAGCAGTCTCATCACCTAGGTCTGAGGAGCCCCTCATCGAATCACAACAACAGCTTGATGCTACAGGACGCCCATGATCCCAACCACCAGTTCCTGTCCAACCTTGGGCTGGAGCTGCTCTCGTCGCCGACTTCGTCTTCCGGCGGGTTCCAGACCTCCTCACTGCTCAGGAGCCTCACGGAGCCATCGGCAGCAGCCAAGACTTCGCCGGGCTTCCTGCAGCAATACCAGCAGCTGCAGACGATGAACCAATCGTCAGCTGGAAGCATCAGGGAGGCTCTGCAGTTCACAAGTAGCACGCCGTTTTGGAACCCTTCTGCCGGTGGGTTTGCTTCGGCGGCGGAGGGGGCAGCAAGTTTACTAGGGACTGCCGCCGGACCACCGTCAGGGCAATCGACACCGGCAAATTTTGGAGtcaag AGTGCATTAGAAGGTGCCGGAGACTCTAGAAACATCATTGCAAAGAGGACGAACATCGGTCCAACGCCGCCGCTCAAGAAATCGAGAACAGGGACACCATCACCATTGCCAACCTTCAAG GTAAGGAAAGAGAAGCTTGGTGACAGAATCACAGCACTTCAGCAACTAGTCTCCCCTTTTGGAAAG ACGGATACGGCATCGGTGCTCCACGAGACCATCGAGTACATCAAATTCCTGCATGAGCAAGTTGGT TCACTCAGTGCTCCTTACCTAAAGAACAGGCAGCAAGTGCCCCATCACAAG GTCTTGAGGGATGGAGGCGAGGTGGCGGCGGAAAACGGAGAACTCACTGGGCGAGGGCTGTGCCTGGTCCCGATATCGAGCACCTTCGCGGTGGCCAGTGAGACGCCGCTCGATTTCTGGACGCCGTTTGGAGGCCCTGCCTTCCGGTAG